In Equus przewalskii isolate Varuska chromosome 14, EquPr2, whole genome shotgun sequence, the sequence tatggaaattatatatgttatatatatataatataacatataatatgtgcagagagagatggaaaattctcacacacattatatattttccattcagtatacatttaaaaagaaaagagtcgATTCCTTTGCTATCCCAGGGTAGGACTTCTCAGTAAGTTAAATTGTTCAGTTGTCATCAGTGCCTAAACAGCTTTGAGTGTTTTGTGCTTAGAAAAACTAGAACATCTTATTTATTCCACATAAACAGGTAGTAGAGCTATTTACATAAATaactgaaacattatttttaagtattaaaactttttattttagccacttTTAATGATTGTCCTTATTTAGTCAACATATAATTAATGATTTTTAGTCATTATGATAGATATCGTTTATTGTCTAGATGTGTTGTTACTCTCAAGATTATTCTAATGTGAGACTGTCCCTATGTACAATTCCTCTAAACAACTGTGCTTTTGctttcttatagtttttagttttatctattttttccccttattagTGGTCTCTTCTAAATGATAGTACTAAGGGGCAAcagttgcttcttttttttgctttgagcGGCTTCTAAAATACTGTGTGCAAGTGGGTGTAAAATAGATTCAGCTTTAAGAGAGAGATTAGCTACATTTCATGATGTGAAATATGTGGACTTCGGACAACTGTTACACGACCCCACAGCTCTAACTTCTGAACGACAGAGTATCATTTTTCAGGGCTGCTGACCTTTTGAGAAGCGGTTATtgcaaataatgaaaaatctTTAGTAActttattattcttaatttaaGGAGTTCCAGAAAGATGACATGCATTTTCTTGGAGAtgagtggcttttttttttttcagttaaatggCCTAGAACATCTGTAACAGTTATTTGCTCCTTTAAACTCTACCAGCTACTAGAAGGGTCTAGATCTTGATGCATTCTAATTAACTCCAGTAGCTCTCAAAGTATTGTTTCAAACAGAAGTCAAATTCCTTTCAGATGTGATATTTTATGATACTAAAATCAGTGGTTTCAAACATGATGATGCATCTGAATCTCACAAGAAGCTttttagaaaagcattttttCCCTAGAGGTTGTAAATTGCAAATTTTGGGATAGGAGTCcgagtatatatatatttgaaaagttcCACAAGTAAGTATAATGTCAGCTAGGATTAAGAATGACTGTTAAACATACACGTACTCCCTGGTGTAGGTGGGCAGAGTGGAGTTCACCTGTGGATCACACACTGTCTTCCTTCCAGTGCTATTTAGAAGCCTTTGTAACTTGAGATAATTCAGCCTTTATGCTTTGCTGTGCGTacagggggcggggtggggtgggagctTGGTGGTGTACCAGAAGAGAGCAAGAATTTTCCCCTGGACTTTGGTAGTAAAGCTAAGAAGTAAAAGACAGTAATGATGTgctacttctttctttctgtttctctcttctctcacacaCACGTTTGAAAATGCAGATAGCATAGAAAGTTCTGTATCTTAAATAATAAGCAGTTGTGAGTAGTAGTGACATTAGGAGAGGGTTGTGTTGAGGAAAGTGGTATGGGGATTTGGAATGGGAGTGGATGTCAAGGGAGGAGAGTCTTTGGTACCAATAGAGGAAGTAGAAGGACTCTAGAGACAAAGTTGTGTTGTTCACTCTCTCCACGGTTTGGTCTTTCAGCCACAAAACTACCATCTTTGTTACAGGTTTTGTAGCATTCACCCTACTCTAAAAATGTAAGTGTTAATGaagttttgttattgttataaaTGAAAGCTAATTCTCTTTTGCCCCCTCATCTCATTTCTTTCAGATCCCAGTCTCCAGAATCTCCCCCATGCCGTTTCCTACATCGCAGGTCTCTCCCAGGGCTCGTTTTCCAGTCTCCATCACTAGTCCTAACAGAACAGGAGCCAGAACTCTTGCAGACATCAAAGCAAAAGCCCAGCTGGTCAAAGCACAGAGGGCAGCAGCTGCCGCTGCAGCTGCCGCTGCTGCAGCCGCCTCAGTTGGAGGGACCATTCCAGGACCTGGCCCAGGGGGTGGACAAGGTCCAGGAGAGGGTGGTGAAAGGAAAACTGCTAGAGGAGGGAGTCCAAACTCAGAAAGAGTCAGTGAAACTGGAAAGGGCCCCACACTGGAACTGGCAGGAACTGGAAGCAGGGGAGGTACGAGAGAGCTTTTACCCTCTGGTCCAGACACTCAGCCCCAATCTGAGACCAAGACCCCAGGCCAGGCACAGCCTCATAGTGTCTCTGGAGCACAACTACAGCAAACCCCCTCAGTGCCTCCAATATCTGCCATCAGTGGAGCATGCACAAGTGTCCCATCACCAGCCCACACTAATGCACCCCCACCAGCTTTAGTGAAATTGAATAATGAAAAACTGAATCCCTCCAGGGCAGCAGCCACCATGGCCTCTCTAAGCCACCCACCGTGGCCCAGTAATTGCTGGCAAGAGAAAGCACCTTCTACTCCAGCAGATCCTGCTCATTTTACTGCTGATGGCACAGCTGAGCCCAAAGCAGCTTCTAGTAAGAATCCACCAAACCCTTCAGCCTCAGCAGAGACAAATGCTAGTGCTTCAGTGGATATGACTCCCTCCCCTTTAACATCTTTATTAAcaacagccactttagaaaagcTTCCTGTACCCCAGGTCAGTGTAACTGTAGCACCTACCGGATCAGCTCTATCCTTGAGCACTTTGCCAGCAGCTTCTAGCCTTAAAACTCCAggaatttcttcaaatatgaatGGACCCATTTCAAGGCCAAGTTCTAGTATCCCTGCTAATAATCCTCTGGTCACTCAGCTGCTCCAGGGCAAAGATGTTCCCATGGAGCAAATTCTGCCTAAACCTCTCACCAAAGTTGAAATGAAAACTGTTCCACTGActacaaaagaggaaaaggggataGGAGCACTCACAGGCACCAACATAACAGAAAATAGCACCAGAGAGGAAGGTAACGAGAGGCAGTCTCATCCAGCTATACAGCAGCTGGGGAAAACCTTGCAGAGTAAGCAGCTCCCCCAGGTTCCAAGGCCCCTTCAGCTCTTTTCAGGTAAGGATCTGAGGGAGTCTAGCATTGACACACACGCATACCGAGAAGGACTAAGTAAAGCAACCCAAGAGCAGATCCTTCAGACTCTCATCCAAAGGGTTCAGAGGCAAAACGTTTCCTCGTTTGCGCAGCCCTCTCAGTTCAACTTCACTCACTCAGGTTTCCAGTTAGAAGACCTCTCCATAAGCCAGAGGTTCATGCTGGGTTTTGCTGGCAGAAGGACATCAAAGCCTGCAATGGCAGGTCACTACTTACTTAACATTTCCACCTATGGCCGGGGTTCAGAGAGCTTTAGGAGGACCCATTCTGTAAACCCTGAAGACCGTTTTTGTCTAAGTAGCCCCACTGAGGCCTTGAAAATGGGATATACAGACTGTAAAAATGCAACAGGAGATAGTAGCAGCAGCAAAGAAGAAGATACTGATGAGGAAAGTACTGGTGATGAGCAAGAATCTATCATGGTGAAGGAggagccccaggctgcccagaGTTCTGGCAAGTGTGAAGCAAGTTCAGGACCCCACAGTAGAGAAAACCTATCCACCAATGATTGTTTAGCTAAAAAGAACGTGAAGGCAGAGACACCAGTGCATGAGCAAACCACTTTAAGCAAGGAGAATTACCTCTTCCCCAGAGGCCAAATGTTTGATGAAAAGACCCTAGCCAGAGATTTTATTCAGGCAGCACAGAAGCAAATGGCTCATGCAGTAAGAGGTAAGACAATGCGTAGCAGCCCTGAGCTTTTCAATTCTACTGCTCTTCCTCTACCTACAGACAGTCCCACACATCAGCCTCTCCTCCTTCCACCACTGCAAACCCCAAAGCTGTATGGAAGCCCCACACAGATCGGGCCAAGCTACAGAGGCATGATCAATGTCTCCACCTCATCTGACACGGACCATAACTCTGCTGTACCGGGGATGCCTGACTGTAGCCAGGTATCTAGTAACATAGGTGATGTCATGTCCTTTTCAGTGACTGTCACTACCATCCCTGCTAGCCAAGCTATGAATCCCAGTAGCCACGGCCAGACCATTCCTGTTCAGGCCTTCCCTGAAGAAAACAGCATAGATAACACACCTTCGAAATGTTACTGCCGTTTGAAAGCTATGATCATGTGCAAGGGGTGTGGAGCTTTCTGCCACGATGATTGCATTGGCCCCTCTAAACTGTGTGTCTCTTGCCTTGTCGTTCGGTAAATGAGACTAGAAAGAGAACACTGtaaaggaggcaggaagggaagggtTGACAAGATGTGTTTTTTGCGTCCTTTTGGAAtcacagaaataaacaagtaggtTTCAGTTGTCTTAAGAGACAAATGTTACTTAATCAGGAATATAGAGTACAGATCTTACATTTTAGAGGAAGAGCACCTTGTATAGTAAGTCTAAGTCAAGCAAGACTTTGTGAATTTGTGACAAGTTTGCACTTACAAAATCATGTaaatatgtcacattttgttttaacattatttttccaAGTGTTTAGGTAATAATGTATTACTTTGAATTCAGATTTGTGTCCTATTTGACGTGACTCTGAGAAAAGTTTAATGCCGTGCATGGTGAAAGGAAGCTGTCTCCCTTCTGTCCTTTCCTAAGAGGCTAGGAAAAGGAAGGAGCGAAGGAATGGTCTGGAGAAATGACCATTCATGCTGATTATGTCTTGACAGTCTGACTTCAGGCTTTACATAGATCCTTCAGCCTTtgcaggatttgaattcagggtTTACTCAGTCCCTTTACCTTAGATGGAACCTTCTTAAGTTCAAATTTTTGATAAGGTATTAATTTCACAAGTAGTATTTCAGACTCTGAAAACTGTCTTGGTTCTTGGCTTCCATAAACCAGTACTCTTGCCAAGCACTCTGCTTGCAGTTTGGGGATTCCTGCTGTTCCCTCATCCACTCCCCTGCGCTGAGTCAGTGAACGTGGTCCGCGAAGAgtaccctctctgggccctgtGTTAGCATAGCCTGTGCAGGGCAGCAGTGCCAGCAATAATGTCCAAGTACTTAGTCGTTCATGGGAGCTTACAGACAGGTTTGAAATACTAGTATAAAGTTAACAGAAAAGTATTAGTGATGGGGTGATTTGAATCAAGTGTTTTcttgggcagggggcaggggtaAAGGTGCAGAAACTGTTAAACTGAACGTAAAGAACCTTGGGAAATGATTGTAACACTAGAAACAAGGTagcctctcttttttctcttttctcccaaccTGTTACCTAATGTTCTATAGTCAACTGTTGCTGCAGGTAGAAAAGCTTATTCATGGCACATGTGCCCATTCTGGCAAACCTGTTTTGACTTCCCAGGCATCTGAGGAATATGGAGTAGTTTATTACATATTACTTTGaacacacacgtatgcacacacaGTAAAAGACACTTCTGTTATAGAAAATATGTCCCCCATTTTGGATTACTACTGTCTATGCACTAGAAATTTCTAATGTAAAGTGTCTTCAAGTGAATGGCTAAGAGAACAtctagaaaggaagagagattaGCTCCAAAGTTTCGTCGTCGTTGTTTgcttttgttaattcttttttgtctccttttttgttgtatttttaatcCTCTCTTTAGTGACTGAAGGACTTGTGAGTACATATATTTAGGTCATGGTTAAAGGACATTAAAATAAATCTACAATTTACCAGAATTTGGTATTAAAAAATCGGGTTTT encodes:
- the ASXL2 gene encoding putative Polycomb group protein ASXL2 isoform X3, producing the protein MSISSNQHLSLKTVKAASDSVPAKPAMWEGKQSDGQSSSPQNSNSSFASSVKVENPLLSLGKKSFQRSDRLHTRQMKRTKCAEIDVETPDSILVNTNLRALINKHTFSVLPGDCQQRLLLLLPEVDRQIGPDGLMKLNGSALNNEFFTSAAQGWKERLSEGEFTPEMQVRIRQEIEKEKKVEPWKEQFFESYYGQSSGLSLEDSKKLTGSPSDSKVKKTPAEQPKSMLPSEASPVSVVPVIPQLESKEEEVPMPSPVRKEEHESQDKVQPSSKSTEPLLSSASNANELSSVLSIKCPKDEDHLEQKPVASAEQESEKENHLTTASNYNKNESQEALVTSPSKSKSPEVEKPIMKPIVEASPQEATMKELPSALVDHSPESLKRKASLTQEESPMSWEKRPRVTENRHHQQPFQVSPQPFLNRVDRIPVRKVPPLKIPVSRISPMPFPTSQVSPRARFPVSITSPNRTGARTLADIKAKAQLVKAQRAAAAAAAAAAAAASVGGTIPGPGPGGGQGPGEGGERKTARGGSPNSERVSETGKGPTLELAGTGSRGGTRELLPSGPDTQPQSETKTPGQAQPHSVSGAQLQQTPSVPPISAISGACTSVPSPAHTNAPPPALVKLNNEKLNPSRAAATMASLSHPPWPSNCWQEKAPSTPADPAHFTADGTAEPKAASSKNPPNPSASAETNASASVDMTPSPLTSLLTTATLEKLPVPQVSVTVAPTGSALSLSTLPAASSLKTPGISSNMNGPISRPSSSIPANNPLVTQLLQGKDVPMEQILPKPLTKVEMKTVPLTTKEEKGIGALTGTNITENSTREEGNERQSHPAIQQLGKTLQSKQLPQVPRPLQLFSGKDLRESSIDTHAYREGLSKATQEQILQTLIQRVQRQNVSSFAQPSQFNFTHSGFQLEDLSISQRFMLGFAGRRTSKPAMAGHYLLNISTYGRGSESFRRTHSVNPEDRFCLSSPTEALKMGYTDCKNATGDSSSSKEEDTDEESTGDEQESIMVKEEPQAAQSSGKCEASSGPHSRENLSTNDCLAKKNVKAETPVHEQTTLSKENYLFPRGQMFDEKTLARDFIQAAQKQMAHAVRGKTMRSSPELFNSTALPLPTDSPTHQPLLLPPLQTPKLYGSPTQIGPSYRGMINVSTSSDTDHNSAVPGMPDCSQVSSNIGDVMSFSVTVTTIPASQAMNPSSHGQTIPVQAFPEENSIDNTPSKCYCRLKAMIMCKGCGAFCHDDCIGPSKLCVSCLVVR
- the ASXL2 gene encoding putative Polycomb group protein ASXL2 isoform X2; the protein is MFKEELYGIPNQVSSRLSQPSSPQSGCPSPTIPAGKVISPSQKHTKKALKQALKQQQQKKQQQQCRPSMSISSNQHLSLKTVKAASDSVPAKPAMWEGKQSDGQSSSPQNSNSSFASSVKVENPLLSLGKKSFQRSDRLHTRQMKRTKCAEIDVETPDSILVNTNLRALINKHTFSVLPGDCQQRLLLLLPEVDRQIGPDGLMKLNGSALNNEFFTSAAQGWKERLSEGEFTPEMQVRIRQEIEKEKKVEPWKEQFFESYYGQSSGLSLEDSKKLTGSPSDSKVKKTPAEQPKSMLPSEASPVSVVPVIPQLESKEEEVPMPSPVRKEEHESQDKVQPSSKSTEPLLSSASNANELSSVLSIKCPKDEDHLEQKPVASAEQESEKENHLTTASNYNKNESQEALVTSPSKSKSPEVEKPIMKPIVEASPQEATMKELPSALVDHSPESLKRKASLTQEESPMSWEKRPRVTENRHHQQPFQVSPQPFLNRVDRIPVRKVPPLKIPVSRISPMPFPTSQVSPRARFPVSITSPNRTGARTLADIKAKAQLVKAQRAAAAAAAAAAAAASVGGTIPGPGPGGGQGPGEGGERKTARGGSPNSERVSETGKGPTLELAGTGSRGGTRELLPSGPDTQPQSETKTPGQAQPHSVSGAQLQQTPSVPPISAISGACTSVPSPAHTNAPPPALVKLNNEKLNPSRAAATMASLSHPPWPSNCWQEKAPSTPADPAHFTADGTAEPKAASSKNPPNPSASAETNASASVDMTPSPLTSLLTTATLEKLPVPQVSVTVAPTGSALSLSTLPAASSLKTPGISSNMNGPISRPSSSIPANNPLVTQLLQGKDVPMEQILPKPLTKVEMKTVPLTTKEEKGIGALTGTNITENSTREEGNERQSHPAIQQLGKTLQSKQLPQVPRPLQLFSGKDLRESSIDTHAYREGLSKATQEQILQTLIQRVQRQNVSSFAQPSQFNFTHSGFQLEDLSISQRFMLGFAGRRTSKPAMAGHYLLNISTYGRGSESFRRTHSVNPEDRFCLSSPTEALKMGYTDCKNATGDSSSSKEEDTDEESTGDEQESIMVKEEPQAAQSSGKCEASSGPHSRENLSTNDCLAKKNVKAETPVHEQTTLSKENYLFPRGQMFDEKTLARDFIQAAQKQMAHAVRGKTMRSSPELFNSTALPLPTDSPTHQPLLLPPLQTPKLYGSPTQIGPSYRGMINVSTSSDTDHNSAVPGMPDCSQVSSNIGDVMSFSVTVTTIPASQAMNPSSHGQTIPVQAFPEENSIDNTPSKCYCRLKAMIMCKGCGAFCHDDCIGPSKLCVSCLVVR
- the ASXL2 gene encoding putative Polycomb group protein ASXL2 isoform X1: MREKGRRKKGRTWAEAAKTVLEKYPNTPMSHKEILQVIQREGLKEISGTSPLACLNAMLHTNSRGEEGIFYKVPGRMGVYTLKKDVPDGVKELSEGSEESSDGQSDSQSSENSSSSSDGGSNKEGKKSRWKRKVSSRLSQPSSPQSGCPSPTIPAGKVISPSQKHTKKALKQALKQQQQKKQQQQCRPSMSISSNQHLSLKTVKAASDSVPAKPAMWEGKQSDGQSSSPQNSNSSFASSVKVENPLLSLGKKSFQRSDRLHTRQMKRTKCAEIDVETPDSILVNTNLRALINKHTFSVLPGDCQQRLLLLLPEVDRQIGPDGLMKLNGSALNNEFFTSAAQGWKERLSEGEFTPEMQVRIRQEIEKEKKVEPWKEQFFESYYGQSSGLSLEDSKKLTGSPSDSKVKKTPAEQPKSMLPSEASPVSVVPVIPQLESKEEEVPMPSPVRKEEHESQDKVQPSSKSTEPLLSSASNANELSSVLSIKCPKDEDHLEQKPVASAEQESEKENHLTTASNYNKNESQEALVTSPSKSKSPEVEKPIMKPIVEASPQEATMKELPSALVDHSPESLKRKASLTQEESPMSWEKRPRVTENRHHQQPFQVSPQPFLNRVDRIPVRKVPPLKIPVSRISPMPFPTSQVSPRARFPVSITSPNRTGARTLADIKAKAQLVKAQRAAAAAAAAAAAAASVGGTIPGPGPGGGQGPGEGGERKTARGGSPNSERVSETGKGPTLELAGTGSRGGTRELLPSGPDTQPQSETKTPGQAQPHSVSGAQLQQTPSVPPISAISGACTSVPSPAHTNAPPPALVKLNNEKLNPSRAAATMASLSHPPWPSNCWQEKAPSTPADPAHFTADGTAEPKAASSKNPPNPSASAETNASASVDMTPSPLTSLLTTATLEKLPVPQVSVTVAPTGSALSLSTLPAASSLKTPGISSNMNGPISRPSSSIPANNPLVTQLLQGKDVPMEQILPKPLTKVEMKTVPLTTKEEKGIGALTGTNITENSTREEGNERQSHPAIQQLGKTLQSKQLPQVPRPLQLFSGKDLRESSIDTHAYREGLSKATQEQILQTLIQRVQRQNVSSFAQPSQFNFTHSGFQLEDLSISQRFMLGFAGRRTSKPAMAGHYLLNISTYGRGSESFRRTHSVNPEDRFCLSSPTEALKMGYTDCKNATGDSSSSKEEDTDEESTGDEQESIMVKEEPQAAQSSGKCEASSGPHSRENLSTNDCLAKKNVKAETPVHEQTTLSKENYLFPRGQMFDEKTLARDFIQAAQKQMAHAVRGKTMRSSPELFNSTALPLPTDSPTHQPLLLPPLQTPKLYGSPTQIGPSYRGMINVSTSSDTDHNSAVPGMPDCSQVSSNIGDVMSFSVTVTTIPASQAMNPSSHGQTIPVQAFPEENSIDNTPSKCYCRLKAMIMCKGCGAFCHDDCIGPSKLCVSCLVVR